A region from the Fusarium musae strain F31 chromosome 1, whole genome shotgun sequence genome encodes:
- a CDS encoding hypothetical protein (EggNog:ENOG41) yields the protein MQLLRRNKTLPVTSPAHSKFSRAASYYDWVKGAIWDGPDEWRDQSRIDRYRISAVEHNKPFVEVIKERSGYDISEISAFMDRNPGLLHWDHDTLCVEAFCRGAEGILDNPNPDSIQDDLLTKEDRPGAWVSDRNYWLSQDGISKDHWYDEVLDRLGFYQVLKNERFRLNSAGEMIGPARQIYINNPDGASVLAILRTAPHPHADGLRDLLSNYISSSPTPNLSLRVSDFWNASFVLNFNLPFFAIGPSKKQDKRVFHNTKHPFRSRYPLDSLNLQDPRSRLGCGENFAFQDKLVLHEAVYALTTTGPSEPHWTSYCFDENFFEEENDGDEDGDDQDEEDDDESIEASVDPIIDEAELKGPMNMWLPRQYSLAALAKQLDRILGYHAHMSSSRDSSAENGYPSVKPAWKGFSEVLGKVIFCNLKLIEAVDEFLAKDVQVHADGTPQGVLWQSLRNDARAMKSLRSIKDSLYRLRATGGKLEQIKESFEELRREVGQLNSPSRELY from the exons ATGCAGCTGTTGAGACGGAACAAAACTCTCCCAGTAACCTCGCCAGCTCATAGCAAATTCTCCCGCGCTGCAAGTTACTATGACTGGGTCAAGGGTGCCATCTGGGATGGGCCAGATGAATGGAGAGATCAGTCTAGGATCGACAGATACAGAATCTCAGCCGTGGAACACAATAAGCCCTTCGTTGAAGTTATCAAAGAAAGGTCCGGCTATGACATCTCGGAGATTTCGGCTTTCATGGACCGCAATCCAGGTTTACTTCACTGGGATCATGATACACTTTGTGTCGAGGCTTTTTGTCGGGGTGCTGAAGGGATTCTCGACAATCCTAATCCAGACAGTATTCAGGACGACCTGTTGACGAAAGAGGACAGGCCAGGAGCGTGGGTCTCAGATCGGAACTACTGGCTTTCTCAAGATGGAATATCAAAAGATCATTGGTATGACGAAGTGTTGGACCGTCTTGGGTTCTATCAAGTGTTGAAAAACGAA CGTTTCCGACTTAACTCAGCAGGAGAGATGATTGGACCAGCTCGACAAAT TTATATCAACAATCCAGATGGTGCAAGTGTGTTGGCAATCCTGCGTACAGCGCCACACCCCCACGCTGATGGTCTTCGAGACCTTCTCTCAAATTACATCTCCTCCAGCCCGACCCCGAACTTGTCGCTGCGAGTCTCA GACTTTTGGAACGCGAGCTTCGTCCTCAATTTCAACCTTCCCTTCTTCGCTATTGGACCTTCAAAGAAGCAAGATAAACGTGTCTTTCACAACACCAAGCACCCATTCCGATCACGATACCCACTAGATTCTCTGAACTTACAAGATCCACGATCGCGTCTGGGATGTGGCGAAAACTTCGCTTTTCAAGACAAACTCGTCCTTCATGAAGCGGTTTACGCCCTGACCACGACTGGCCCAAGTGAACCACACTGGACTTCATATTGCTTCGACGAGAATttctttgaagaagagaatgatgGAGACGAAGATGGTGACGatcaagatgaggaagatgatgatgaaagcaTAGAAGCGAGCGTCGATCCCATCATAGATGAAGCGGAGCTCAAGGGGCCAATGAACATGTGGCTTCCTCGACAATACTCGTTGGCAGCCTTAGCGAAACAGCTTGACAGGATATTAGGATACCATGCTCAT ATGTCTAGTTCAAGAGATAGCTCTGCAGAAAATGGATACCCTTCAGTCAAACCAGCCTGGAAGGGTTTCTCTGAAGTGCTGGGCAAGGTGATATTCTGCAACCTGAAGCTAATAGAGGCTGTGGATGAATTCTTGGCGAAGGACGTTCAGGTACACGCAGATGGAACGCCTCAAGGAGTACTGTGGCAAAGCCTGCGCAACGATGCCAGAGCTATGAAATCCCTTCGTTCTATCAAAGACTCTCTCTACAGGCTGCGGGCTACTGGGGGCAAACTTGAGCAAATCAAAGAATCCTTTGAGGAGCTCCGAAGAGAGGTAGGCCAACTGAATTCACCGAGCCGCGAACTATATTGA